A region from the Vicia villosa cultivar HV-30 ecotype Madison, WI linkage group LG3, Vvil1.0, whole genome shotgun sequence genome encodes:
- the LOC131654756 gene encoding bark storage protein A-like: protein MAGIHGRIVLFMFLATFMWFNAQNAFVSCALTSQLQSKIAKINQEGPYLGLIIPNSFELNPLLQNPGYTASDEIIDFAGRRFRFGSIGDKPVVLVMTGLSVINAAITTQLLLSFFNIDGVVHYGIAGNANPSLHIGDVAIPRYWSHLALWSWQRYGQGAADTLPLENNGDYTREIGFIKFSDFTSNISAADSVTVDNHLNNLWYQPEEIFPVDGIPEERQHAFWVPVDPTYYLIAKKLEELKLESCIDSDTCLTTTPKVVLVDRGTSSGFYLDNAAYRTFIFNKFNVSPVDMESASVALICLQQRVPFIAIRALSDLAGGGTAESNEADTFSPLAATNSVAVVIEFVKLLSGHSKW, encoded by the exons ATGGCAGGAATTCATGGGAGAATAGTCTTGTTCATGTTTCTTGCAACATTCATGTGGTTTAATGCCCAAAATGCATTTGTGAGTTGTGCTTTAACATCTCAATTACAAAGCAAAATTGCTAAAATCAACCAAGAGGGTCCTTATTTGGGTTTAATCATACCTAACTCTTTTGAACTTAACCCTCTTCTTCAAAATCCAGGCTATACCGCTAGTGACGAAATCATAGATTTTGCAG GAAGGAGATTTCGTTTTGGATCCATTGGGGACAAACCTGTTGTATTGGTCATGACTGGATTGAGTGTG ATAAATGCAGCAATAACAACACAGCTTCTGCTAAGCTTTTTCAATATAGATGGAGTTGTTCATTATGGTATTGCTGGAAATGCAAACCCTTCATTGCATATTGGAGATGTTGCTATTCCTCGTTACTGGTCTCATTTGGCACTTTGGAGCTGGCAG AGATATGGACAAGGGGCTGCTGATACATTGCCCTTAGAAAACAATGGAGACTATACAAGGGAGATAGGGTTCATCAAATTTTCAGATTTCACTTCAAACATAAGTGCTGCCGACAGTGTCACAGTTGATAACCATCTCAACAATCTTTGGTATCAACCAGAAGAGATTTTTCCAGTTGATGGCATTCCTGAAGAAAGACAACATGCTTTTTGGGTTCCAGTTGATCCCACCTATTACCTTATTGCTAAAAAACTCGAG GAACTGAAGCTAGAGTCATGCATTGATTCCGACACATGCTTGACAACAACACCCAAGGTTGTGCTAGTGGACAGAGGAACAAGTTCAGGATTCTACCTAGACAATGCAGCATACAGAACCTTCATCTTCAACAAGTTTAACGTTAGTCCAGTTGACATGGAAAGTGCATCAGTGGCTCTTATATGCTTGCAGCAAAGGGTTCCCTTCATTGCTATTAGGGCTCTTTCTGATTTGGCCGGAGGAGGCACCGCGGAGTCGAACGAGGCTGATACTTTCTCGCCACTCGCCGCCACTAACTCTGTTGCCGTGGTCATTGAGTTTGTGAAGCTCTTGTCAGGCCACTCTAAGTGGTAA
- the LOC131656564 gene encoding uncharacterized protein LOC131656564 — translation MNGEENNKEIIYHYLRLLSLSPRLLDPFPEVFAFAINSCCSVEDAGFWQDDLWHWNLAGIVESSNPVVQNLGGEIVALLNNITLTREEEDSFGWLKNDEGIFTVRSCYSWLTAETALDSVSPGVLGALSSCWNSAAPLKMQYFGWRLLHDRLPSKDQLFKRGIITEITQLRCVFCSFDESAVHLFVSCPFADNIWRKVYDWIGSITELSLDEFKSFLFNCEKILSKRKRRVVSVIWFVSVWSIWLMRNDIIFNNVSPSFVDCMSAIVFRSWNWLSSFCKIIDCCNFYTWNSFPLFCFEMK, via the coding sequence ATGAATGGAGAAGAAAATAATAAGGAAATAATCTATCATTACCTCCGGCTGCTTTCGCTGTCTCCCCGCCTCCTCGATCCATTTCCTGAAGTGTTCGCTTTTGCTATTAACTCCTGCTGCAGTGTGGAAGATGCAGGTTTCTGGCAAGATGATTTATGGCATTGGAATTTAGCCGGCATTGTTGAGTCCTCAAATCCGGTGGTCCAGAACTTAGGAGGCGAAATTGTTGCGTTGCTGAACAACATAACGCTGACTAGAGAAGAAGAAGACAGCTTTGGATGGTTGAAGAACGATGAAGGTATTTTCACGGTCCGGTCCTGTTACTCCTGGCTGACGGCGGAAACAGCCCTGGATTCTGTTTCTCCCGGTGTGTTGGGGGCTTTATCGAGTTGTTGGAATTCTGCAGCCCCCTTAAAGATGCAGTATTTTGGTTGGAGATTACTTCACGACAGGCTTCCTTCCAAGGACCAGCTTTTCAAACGTGGTATCATTACGGAAATCACCCAACTCAGGTGCGTTTTTTGCTCGTTTGATGAATCTGCAGTGCATTTGTTCGTGTCGTGTCCTTTTGCGGATAACATATGGAGGAAAGTCTATGATTGGATTGGGTCAATAACGGAACTGAGTTTGGATGAATTCAAGTCCTTCCTCTTCAATTGTGAGAAAATCTTGAGCAAGAGGAAACGCAGAGTGGTGTCGGTGATTTGGTTTGTCTCTGTGTGGAGCATATGGCTTATGAGGAACGATATTATTTTTAACAATGTTAGCCCGAGTTTCGTCGATTGTATGTCGGCTATTGTTTTTAGATCTTGGAATTGGCTATCCTCCTTTTGTAAGATTATCGATTGTTGTAATTTCTACACTTGGAACTCTTTTCCTCTCTTTTGTTTTGAGATGAAATAG
- the LOC131654757 gene encoding bark storage protein A-like, which translates to MAATNGRIVLFMLLATFMWFNVQNSLVSCALTPKLQNKIAKLNKEGPYLGLVIPNSFELNPLLQNPGYTPNTTIDFSGRRFRFGYISDKPVILVMTGLSVINAAITTQLLLSFFNIDGVVHYGIAGNANPSLHIGDVAIPNYWAHLGLWSWQRFGQGANDTLPLENNGDYTRDVGFIKFSDFTSNISAADSVTVDNHLNSLWYQPEEIFPIDGIPEQRQHALWVPVNAKYYRIAKKLEKMKLEACIDSDTCLTTIPKVVLVERGTSAGFFLDNAAYRTFIHSKFNVSPVDMESASVAIICLQQRIPFIAIRALSDLAGGGTAESNEADTFSPLAATNSVAVVIEFVKQLSHHF; encoded by the exons ATGGCAGCTACTAATGGGAGAATAGTCTTGTTCATGTTGCTTGCAACATTTATGTGGTTTAATGTCCAAAATTCATTAGTGAGTTGTGCTTTAacaccaaaattacaaaacaaaatagCTAAACTCAACAAAGAGGGTCCTTATTTGGGTTTAGTCATACCAAATTCTTTTGAACTTAACCCTCTTCTTCAAAATCCAGGCTATACTCCTAACACCACCATAGATTTTTCgg GAAGGAGATTTCGTTTTGGATACATCAGTGACAAACCTGTTATATTAGTCATGACTGGATTGAGTGTG ATAAATGCAGCAATAACAACACAGCTTCTGTTAAGCTTTTTTAATATAGATGGAGTTGTTCATTATGGTATTGCTGGAAATGCAAATCCTTCCTTGCATATTGGAGATGTTGCTATTCCTAATTATTGGGCTCATTTGGGACTTTGGAGTTGGCAG AGATTTGGACAAGGTGCTAACGATACGTTACCATTAGAAAACAATGGAGACTACACAAGAGACGTCGGATTCatcaaattttcagacttcaccTCAAACATAAGTGCTGCCGACAGTGTCACAGTTGATAACCATCTCAACAGCCTTTGGTATCAACCAGAAGAGATTTTTCCCATTGATGGCATTCCTGAACAAAGGCAACATGCTCTTTGGGTTCCAGTTAATGCCAAGTATTACCGTATTGCCAAAAAACTTGAG AAAATGAAGCTAGAGGCGTGCATAGATTCAGACACATGTTTGACAACAATACCAAAGGTTGTACTTGTGGAGAGAGGAACAAGTGCAGGATTCTTCCTAGACAATGCAGCATACAGAACATTTATTCACAGTAAATTTAACGTGAGTCCAGTGGACATGGAAAGTGCATCAGTTGCTATTATATGCTTGCAGCAAAGGATTCCTTTCATTGCTATTAGGGCTCTTTCTGATTTAGCCGGCGGTGGCACAGCGGAGTCGAACGAGGCTGATACCTTCTCGCCGCTTGCCGCCACTAACTCCGTTGCTGTTGTCATTGAGTTTGTGAAGCAATTGTCTCACCATTTCTAA